Below is a window of Pochonia chlamydosporia 170 chromosome 7, whole genome shotgun sequence DNA.
TTAATAAATTGACGAAAACCCCCAGGTTTTGGACAAAGACTGATTACAGAGCGCAGCAGATCGATACCGCGCGCTGCGACGTCAGAGTGCAGGATGGAAGCGTGAAAAGAGTCGCATGCAGGGTCCAGTGGTGGCTTGGGAAAAGCCATTCATCTGTATTTCCAATGGatgacagacatggacagatGCCGACTCATGTCCGCGTCCGTGTCTGTATTTTAACCTAGCCAAGGGACCCCACAGGTTATATGTGCCTTTTCGTGCATCCCCATTCGTGGAATGGTCCTTTGTTCTCCACAATTCGCCGAGGTTCTACGGCTTTGGCTTTGCACAGCCAAATCACATTTACGGCTTGTTGGACGGAACCAACGCTCTGACTAATTAAGCCGACTTGCTCAACATTGGCCGACAATGAAGATTGGACGGGGTTGACATCCAcatgctttcaatgtttccgtAGGCATTCCGGGGAAAGCAAAACTCCAGACTCCGTCATTACTTGAGCTACAATTTCGCTGCTCTCTCCCGGCGAGCAATCCCATGCAATTGTGAATCAAGTCTGCGCAGTTTTTCACAACTGTCTGCAACAAAACCGACCaagacacacacacacaggTTTTCCGAGGCCCCGCGCCAGAACCAAGTCTCACACACAAACCGGCTATGCCGTCACCCACACATCCCGAGCTCGGCGAGACGAGCCATCTCCCGTCGTTTTACTCTCCGCGCTCAACGCCAGTCGATGCCACTGCCTCTGGCGACCATGAAAAACACTCTCACGAACATGTAGACGAATTATCTCTAGCACAGAGCTCTCGAGACTCGACCAATGCGTCGCAAGCGCCTCCGCCGTCGCTGCTCTCCCCCGCCTTCACCCCGCCACAGACTCCAGGAACTCAAACACCCACGAGAGCAGGACCGCGTGGTGTTCCTGTAGACAGCTCGATTCCCGACGGCGGATGCGGTAACAAGaggccaaagctgctgcagacGCTGCCTGAAGTGCAATGCATCGTTCGCGCGCGTATTCCCACTGTTACTGGCACAGAAATGTTTCTCCATCTGTATACCAACAATGTGGACAACAAGGAGCACTTGGCCATTGTATTTGGCAATCACATTCGGAGTAAGAGTCTCGATGCGCCCCGCGAAGGAGAAACGGAGATGGATAGAATGATTCGGGGCGCATATACCGGTAGATTGTTCCCCGGGCGCACAACCAGTGGCATGAACGACAGCCTCGAAACGCCTCCTACCGTTGAACAAAGCTCAAGCGCAAGCTCGCAGCCGCCATTGGTACGAA
It encodes the following:
- a CDS encoding GTP cyclohydrolase-2 (similar to Magnaporthe oryzae 70-15 XP_003715888.1); amino-acid sequence: MPSPTHPELGETSHLPSFYSPRSTPVDATASGDHEKHSHEHVDELSLAQSSRDSTNASQAPPPSLLSPAFTPPQTPGTQTPTRAGPRGVPVDSSIPDGGCGNKRPKLLQTLPEVQCIVRARIPTVTGTEMFLHLYTNNVDNKEHLAIVFGNHIRSKSLDAPREGETEMDRMIRGAYTGRLFPGRTTSGMNDSLETPPTVEQSSSASSQPPLVRIHSECYTGETAWSARCDCGEQLDEAARLMGMPGNASGGIIIYLRQEGRGIGLGEKLKAYNLQDLGSDTVEANLLLRHPADARSYGLATAMLLDLGQHDVRLLTNNPDKIRAVEGPNREVVVKERVAMVPLSWKGKGGFKSQEVEGYLKTKIEKMGHMLDMAGST